Proteins encoded together in one Halomarina salina window:
- a CDS encoding ABC transporter ATP-binding protein, whose protein sequence is MTDTSDADTTEPLLTFDEVEKRYGDTAALDGVSLSVDTGTVHCLVGPNGSGKSTLVRVALGLTRPSGGSVECHGSTVGCGFQTPTFYPDLTVGENLDVFGDITGADPGPWFEDVLARLRLDRERDRLAGDLSGGFAKKLDVALALQKEPRLLVLDEPMSDVDDVSRAELVALLDDYVTDERAALVSTHRLDEFGPVLDHLTVVESGRVVVDERAETLASSALDPDSLQRSYVDLVAGNGGGDGSDDGSDAGAVDVGSSDTVE, encoded by the coding sequence ATGACGGACACGAGCGACGCGGACACGACCGAGCCGCTACTCACCTTCGACGAGGTAGAGAAACGATACGGCGACACCGCGGCACTCGACGGCGTCTCGCTGTCCGTCGACACCGGTACCGTCCACTGTCTCGTCGGCCCGAACGGCTCCGGGAAGTCCACGCTCGTCCGGGTCGCACTCGGTCTCACCCGTCCCTCGGGTGGGTCCGTGGAGTGCCACGGCTCGACCGTCGGCTGCGGGTTCCAGACGCCGACGTTCTACCCCGACCTCACCGTCGGCGAGAACCTGGACGTGTTCGGCGACATCACCGGGGCCGACCCCGGACCGTGGTTCGAAGACGTGCTGGCCCGACTGCGACTCGACCGCGAGCGCGACCGACTCGCGGGCGACCTCTCCGGCGGGTTCGCCAAGAAACTCGACGTGGCGCTGGCGCTCCAGAAGGAGCCGCGACTGCTCGTCCTCGACGAACCGATGTCCGACGTCGACGACGTCTCGCGGGCGGAGCTCGTCGCGCTCCTCGACGACTACGTCACCGACGAGCGGGCGGCGCTCGTCTCGACGCACAGACTCGACGAGTTCGGACCCGTGCTCGACCACCTGACCGTGGTGGAGTCGGGGCGCGTGGTGGTCGACGAACGGGCCGAGACGCTCGCGTCGTCGGCGCTCGACCCCGACTCGCTCCAGCGGTCCTACGTCGACCTGGTCGCCGGGAACGGCGGGGGAGACGGCTCGGACGACGGGAGCGACGCTGGTGCGGTCGACGTCGGCAGCAGTGACACCGTCGAGTGA